From a single Nitrospira sp. genomic region:
- a CDS encoding O-antigen ligase family protein has translation MQEMSWGFDRLQREGRRAAGWAITPLGFTIPIWVVADSILVILLVACWGISGNWRERGRRVISNPVGLSALLLFGWLLVGTLWGMGSLEERMLAVKKYADLLLIPLLVSMAIDGQERRRAVLALAASLVVTLLMSFALNVGILPTGGLINCDPFNPCLLKKQISCDPSIPCVPDNYHPVCEPSNPCVFKKHTTHNMLMAFGVLLFGVLAWKSSRRWVRWGWVGASCLAAGNVLLMVQGRTGYVVLAGLAMMAFHMYFGWRGMVAAVVAISVIFSAAYQVSTSFHDRVDLVATGVAQWNPRTATYDGVTERIEFFHYTVEIIQDHPLMGVGTGGFTQAYAQHVQKLGLPVPTHPHNQYLLVMVQVGIVGFGLLLWLFVQQWRSACPVGDASYGLLARGLVVTIAIGCLFQPALNDHTEKLFYCLFSGLMYSGTDPQLDART, from the coding sequence ATGCAAGAAATGAGTTGGGGCTTTGATCGCTTGCAAAGAGAAGGGAGACGAGCGGCAGGTTGGGCGATCACGCCTTTGGGATTCACTATTCCCATATGGGTTGTAGCGGACAGTATTCTTGTCATCCTACTTGTCGCCTGCTGGGGTATCAGTGGAAATTGGCGGGAACGAGGTCGTCGCGTTATTTCTAACCCCGTTGGGTTGAGCGCCTTGTTACTGTTTGGCTGGTTGCTTGTGGGAACTCTATGGGGGATGGGTTCGCTAGAGGAAAGAATGCTCGCGGTGAAAAAGTATGCTGATCTCCTACTCATTCCGCTATTGGTTTCGATGGCGATTGATGGTCAAGAGCGTCGTCGAGCGGTCCTGGCCTTGGCCGCCTCGCTAGTGGTCACGTTGCTGATGTCCTTTGCCTTGAACGTGGGGATCCTTCCAACCGGCGGGCTCATTAATTGCGATCCTTTCAACCCGTGCCTATTAAAAAAGCAGATCTCTTGTGATCCATCCATCCCCTGTGTCCCCGACAATTACCATCCCGTCTGTGAACCTTCTAACCCGTGTGTATTTAAAAAGCATACTACGCATAACATGCTCATGGCATTCGGTGTGCTGTTGTTCGGGGTGTTGGCCTGGAAATCCTCACGCCGATGGGTCCGATGGGGGTGGGTGGGGGCGTCATGCCTGGCGGCGGGTAATGTCTTATTGATGGTGCAAGGCCGAACGGGGTATGTGGTGTTGGCCGGGCTTGCCATGATGGCTTTCCATATGTATTTCGGGTGGCGAGGCATGGTGGCGGCGGTCGTCGCCATCAGTGTGATATTTTCAGCTGCCTATCAGGTCTCGACATCGTTCCATGATCGGGTCGACCTTGTCGCCACTGGTGTCGCACAATGGAATCCCCGGACGGCTACGTATGATGGGGTTACCGAACGAATTGAATTTTTTCATTACACCGTCGAGATTATTCAGGATCATCCTCTGATGGGCGTCGGTACTGGAGGGTTTACACAAGCCTACGCGCAACATGTGCAAAAACTTGGCCTGCCTGTCCCAACTCATCCGCACAACCAATACCTTTTGGTCATGGTGCAAGTAGGCATTGTTGGGTTTGGTCTGCTGCTCTGGCTCTTTGTCCAGCAATGGCGATCGGCATGCCCTGTTGGTGATGCCAGCTACGGACTGCTTGCCAGAGGGCTGGTGGTCACCATCGCAATTGGTTGTCTGTTCCAACCTGCCCTCAATGACCATACCGAGAAACTGTTTTACTGCTTGTTCTCCGGTCTCATGTATTCGGGGACTGATCCGCAACTGGATGCCAGGACATGA
- a CDS encoding glycosyltransferase family 4 protein produces MSILMIAFPGVFAFVLAWWFTNRLCLPGSFLSILAHPNERTLHSMPTPQTGGLAVIGSVVISLILAVSVLAITQPSKAVLPKGVASGSLWIVVSMLLIFVVSFIDDCVGLPAVLRLGVQAVSAFIIIRGVGLTLSAVPIPGGPTLLLGIAAIPVSVLILLWMANLYNFMDGMDGLAGGMTFWGFGFLAYFGWQAHFPVMFIIAVFVAMAALGFLTHNFPPARIFMGDAGSITVGFLAGTLMILGVRDGIFEIWVPIMIFSPFIVDATITLMRRVLHRKKIWQAHREHYYQRLVLSGWSHRRAVLAEYGIMILCGGLAVLYHHSTDSWRLVILGVWVGVFLVLGRLVYKLEQRRTASGTAQSHAATRVGTSVPVVAPQDPPRVIVKV; encoded by the coding sequence ATGTCAATCCTGATGATCGCCTTCCCAGGAGTATTTGCATTTGTACTGGCCTGGTGGTTCACCAACCGTTTATGTTTGCCGGGATCATTTCTCTCTATCCTTGCTCATCCCAACGAACGAACATTGCATTCCATGCCGACTCCCCAGACGGGAGGGTTAGCCGTCATCGGTAGCGTAGTGATCAGTCTCATTCTGGCTGTGAGTGTGTTGGCGATTACCCAGCCCTCGAAAGCTGTGCTACCGAAAGGTGTGGCTTCAGGGAGTCTCTGGATCGTGGTGTCGATGCTGCTCATTTTTGTCGTATCCTTCATCGATGACTGTGTCGGTCTTCCCGCTGTTCTTCGATTAGGTGTCCAAGCGGTCTCCGCGTTCATCATTATCAGGGGGGTCGGCTTAACCTTGTCTGCTGTCCCGATACCAGGAGGACCGACCCTCCTGCTTGGGATCGCGGCCATTCCAGTGAGTGTCCTGATCCTACTCTGGATGGCGAATCTCTATAATTTCATGGATGGTATGGACGGCCTTGCAGGGGGAATGACATTTTGGGGGTTTGGATTTCTCGCATATTTTGGATGGCAAGCCCACTTCCCGGTCATGTTTATCATCGCCGTGTTCGTGGCGATGGCCGCTCTAGGATTTCTCACCCATAATTTTCCACCCGCGCGTATCTTCATGGGCGATGCAGGGAGCATCACGGTCGGATTCTTGGCGGGGACATTGATGATTCTTGGCGTTCGCGACGGAATATTCGAGATATGGGTGCCGATCATGATCTTCTCCCCGTTCATCGTGGATGCAACGATCACGTTGATGCGGCGGGTGCTCCATCGAAAAAAGATTTGGCAAGCTCACCGCGAGCATTATTATCAGCGTTTGGTTTTGAGCGGATGGAGTCATCGTCGGGCTGTGCTAGCGGAGTACGGAATCATGATACTGTGCGGAGGTCTGGCCGTTCTGTATCATCACTCGACGGACAGCTGGAGGCTCGTGATTCTTGGCGTGTGGGTGGGTGTCTTTCTCGTTCTCGGGAGACTGGTATATAAATTGGAACAGCGACGAACTGCTTCCGGAACGGCTCAAAGTCATGCTGCGACTCGTGTCGGCACTTCTGTACCTGTTGTAGCGCCCCAAGACCCTCCAAGGGTCATCGTCAAAGTGTAG
- a CDS encoding NAD-dependent epimerase/dehydratase family protein, with translation MSKVLVTGAGGFLGLSLVQALTRSGYQVRALLRNTSRSFSLSPEVETVTADIRDVSKVQEVTVGCEAIVHLAAKVHAIDDSAAWKDYESVNVFGTRHVLEAAVRSGVNRIVFASSVKVFGEETSGCVDETQTPDPQTAYGRSKWQAEQLVSEYAVRYGLTAVSLRLPMVYGPTKKGNLYRMIEAIDHGRFPILPRLSAVRSLLHVENFVQAVLLCLRALGIKRAAYIVADADPYSATDLYDWLRAGLGQAPPQWRVPLWILKSGARCGDVLQAISGKSVPMTTPQLTKLIGWAWYNPSAIAHELGYQPAYSFQETVPELIAFYRDVGRPGC, from the coding sequence ATGAGCAAAGTGCTTGTCACAGGGGCTGGGGGGTTTTTGGGCTTGTCCCTCGTCCAAGCGCTTACCCGCTCCGGATATCAGGTTCGTGCGTTGCTTCGTAATACATCTCGATCCTTTTCGCTCTCTCCGGAGGTCGAGACCGTTACGGCAGATATCCGAGATGTGAGTAAAGTACAAGAGGTGACAGTAGGCTGCGAAGCCATCGTGCATTTGGCGGCAAAGGTTCATGCGATCGATGATTCCGCCGCATGGAAGGACTATGAATCCGTTAATGTCTTCGGTACGAGACATGTCCTAGAGGCGGCCGTGAGATCCGGGGTAAATCGGATTGTGTTTGCGAGTTCGGTTAAAGTTTTTGGTGAGGAAACGAGTGGGTGTGTCGATGAAACACAGACTCCCGATCCACAGACCGCTTATGGCCGATCAAAATGGCAAGCCGAGCAGCTAGTTTCGGAGTATGCAGTGCGATATGGTCTCACTGCTGTCTCGCTTCGTCTTCCGATGGTCTATGGTCCGACAAAGAAAGGTAACTTGTATCGGATGATTGAGGCGATCGATCATGGACGGTTTCCGATTTTGCCTCGTCTCTCGGCAGTCCGGAGCCTCTTACACGTCGAGAATTTCGTACAGGCTGTATTGCTGTGTCTTCGCGCACTAGGTATCAAGCGAGCGGCGTATATCGTAGCCGATGCCGACCCCTATTCGGCGACTGATCTCTATGACTGGTTACGAGCTGGATTGGGCCAGGCACCTCCGCAATGGCGAGTACCGCTGTGGATTCTCAAAAGTGGTGCGCGATGTGGTGATGTATTGCAGGCAATCAGTGGTAAGTCTGTTCCCATGACGACACCACAACTGACAAAGCTCATCGGTTGGGCCTGGTACAATCCGTCGGCCATTGCGCATGAATTGGGATATCAACCCGCGTATTCCTTCCAGGAAACGGTTCCGGAGTTGATCGCGTTTTATCGTGATGTGGGACGTCCAGGCTGTTGA
- a CDS encoding glycosyltransferase family 4 protein, translating into MAGHPRLLYLITEDWYFWSHRLDLARAAREAGYDVIVATRVTDHGERIRGEGFQLEPLEMVRRSHNPFREVIAVAELVRLYRRVNPDVVHHVAMKPILYGSLAAWLTRVPSVINAFAGLGYAFMDERNGLLRWCVKTAFRTVLRVSHSVVLVQNQDDQDRLVGEGVVPASRSRIIAGSGIDVEAYSMQPQPSGIPVVVLPARMLWDKGVGEFVEAARRLKQKGVHVRFILVGRRDEHNPAAIPEIRLKEWVQEGMVEWWGHRDDMPAVYAAAMLVVLPSYREGLPKVLLEAAACGKAIVATDVPGCREIVRDRFNGLLVASKDSTALAAAIEELLSDQALREVMGQRSRTRVLAEWSSPRITEQVLALYRDMVTASGIDRSHGYA; encoded by the coding sequence ATGGCAGGTCATCCGCGCCTTCTGTATCTCATCACTGAAGACTGGTATTTCTGGTCTCATCGTCTCGATCTGGCGCGAGCCGCACGGGAAGCAGGCTACGACGTTATCGTGGCGACTCGCGTAACCGATCACGGAGAACGCATCCGGGGAGAAGGGTTTCAGCTCGAACCGTTGGAAATGGTCCGTCGGAGCCACAACCCGTTTCGCGAGGTGATTGCCGTGGCAGAACTTGTGCGGTTGTATCGCCGCGTGAACCCCGATGTGGTGCATCATGTGGCCATGAAGCCGATTCTGTACGGATCCCTGGCTGCGTGGCTTACCCGAGTCCCGTCCGTCATTAACGCATTCGCCGGTCTTGGGTATGCTTTCATGGATGAACGGAACGGGCTGTTGCGTTGGTGCGTCAAGACGGCATTCAGAACCGTACTCCGTGTGAGCCATTCCGTCGTACTGGTCCAAAATCAAGATGATCAGGATCGGCTCGTCGGAGAGGGGGTGGTTCCTGCCTCTCGATCGCGGATTATTGCCGGGTCAGGCATCGATGTCGAGGCCTATTCCATGCAGCCGCAGCCATCCGGCATTCCGGTTGTTGTGCTGCCGGCACGTATGCTCTGGGACAAAGGCGTCGGGGAATTTGTAGAAGCCGCCAGACGGCTGAAGCAAAAAGGCGTCCATGTCCGGTTCATTCTCGTTGGTCGCCGGGATGAACATAACCCGGCGGCCATTCCGGAAATCCGCCTGAAGGAGTGGGTGCAGGAAGGGATGGTTGAGTGGTGGGGACATCGAGATGATATGCCGGCTGTCTATGCAGCGGCCATGCTCGTCGTGCTGCCGTCGTATCGAGAGGGGCTTCCCAAAGTGTTGTTGGAAGCGGCAGCCTGTGGCAAGGCCATAGTGGCCACGGATGTTCCCGGTTGTCGGGAGATCGTACGGGATCGGTTTAATGGGCTGCTGGTTGCCTCGAAGGACTCCACGGCGTTGGCGGCGGCCATTGAAGAACTGTTATCCGACCAGGCGTTGCGAGAGGTGATGGGACAGCGAAGCCGGACCCGTGTTCTGGCGGAATGGTCAAGCCCACGGATCACCGAACAGGTACTAGCTCTCTACCGGGATATGGTGACGGCCTCGGGGATTGATCGTTCTCATGGATATGCATGA
- the asnB gene encoding asparagine synthase (glutamine-hydrolyzing): protein MCGIAGMMSYRGTEHSHIVSGMAERIRYRGPDNSGVWCDSNYGLAFGHVRLSILDLSPAGHQPMESASGRYVIVFNGEIYNHLELRGQLAGLSWRGHSDTETLLAAFETWGVEKTLQATAGMFALALWDRVERRLILARDRIGEKPLYYGWSNGTFLFASELKALEAYPDWRGEIDREALALFMRYAYVPLPYSIYTGIRKLLPGTYTTIASTCAPGYWPEPTPYWSAAAVARQTRRSDWTDRMAEDALDRLLSAAVKGQMIADVPLGAFLSGGIDSSTVVALMQAHSSRPIKTFTLGFGENDYNEAPGAKAVAEHLGTDHTEFYVSPADALAVIPLLPSMYDEPFGDSSAIPTHLVARLAKQQVTVALSGDGGDELFGGYNRYSWGSSIWRRVARVPVSMRTITASALTVLSPEQWDRIGRILKIGLPASFHLSTLGDKVHKLAAVLDSNSQTELYRRLVSLQRETASLVIGAHEEPIWADDQARQVAKQDFSEQMMLHDLVGYLTDDILPKLDRAAMAISLETRMPLLDHRVVEFSWSLPLSMKIRTENQGKWLLRQVLYRYVPKHLVERPKMGFGIPLDSWLRGSLKDWAEALLDESRLRHEGYFDPAPIRKKWQEHLSGRRNWQYWLWNVLMFQAWSSAHGRSSAPSVSHH, encoded by the coding sequence ATGTGTGGCATTGCCGGAATGATGTCCTATCGGGGCACTGAGCATAGCCATATTGTTTCAGGAATGGCCGAGCGGATTCGTTATCGTGGTCCTGACAATTCAGGAGTGTGGTGCGATTCCAACTACGGGCTTGCCTTTGGGCATGTCCGCCTGTCGATCCTCGACCTGTCTCCCGCGGGCCATCAACCCATGGAATCGGCTTCCGGTCGATATGTCATCGTATTCAACGGTGAAATCTACAATCATCTGGAACTCCGGGGGCAACTCGCGGGCCTATCGTGGCGCGGGCATTCTGACACTGAGACGCTGTTGGCGGCCTTTGAAACCTGGGGTGTGGAAAAAACGCTTCAGGCCACTGCGGGGATGTTTGCCTTGGCTCTCTGGGATCGCGTCGAGCGACGCCTGATCCTGGCTCGTGACCGAATCGGAGAGAAGCCGCTCTACTATGGGTGGTCCAACGGAACGTTTCTCTTTGCCTCGGAGCTGAAAGCGTTGGAAGCCTACCCAGACTGGCGCGGTGAGATTGATCGGGAGGCCTTGGCCTTGTTCATGCGCTATGCCTATGTGCCGTTACCATATTCGATTTACACTGGGATTCGAAAACTCTTACCTGGAACCTATACGACGATCGCTTCCACCTGCGCGCCAGGATACTGGCCGGAACCCACACCCTATTGGTCTGCGGCGGCGGTTGCGAGACAGACCCGTCGATCCGATTGGACCGATCGCATGGCCGAGGATGCGCTAGACCGGTTATTGAGTGCTGCCGTCAAGGGACAAATGATCGCCGATGTACCTCTTGGTGCGTTTCTCTCAGGTGGCATCGACTCCTCCACCGTGGTGGCACTGATGCAGGCACACTCATCTCGTCCGATCAAGACCTTCACGCTGGGTTTCGGTGAAAATGATTATAATGAAGCGCCCGGCGCGAAGGCTGTCGCTGAACATCTGGGAACGGACCATACCGAATTCTATGTGAGTCCGGCCGATGCCTTGGCCGTGATTCCGCTCCTGCCGTCGATGTATGACGAACCATTCGGTGATTCGTCCGCCATTCCAACCCATCTTGTCGCGAGATTGGCCAAGCAACAGGTCACGGTCGCGCTTTCTGGGGATGGAGGTGATGAGTTATTCGGAGGCTACAATCGGTATTCGTGGGGGAGCTCGATCTGGCGTCGAGTCGCACGAGTGCCTGTTTCCATGAGAACGATCACGGCCTCTGCACTGACGGTCCTGTCGCCTGAGCAGTGGGATCGGATCGGTAGAATATTGAAGATAGGGCTTCCAGCGTCATTCCATCTGTCGACGCTCGGGGACAAGGTTCATAAACTTGCCGCAGTTCTGGATTCGAATAGTCAGACGGAATTGTATCGACGGCTCGTGTCGCTTCAGCGAGAGACCGCCTCCTTGGTCATCGGTGCTCATGAAGAACCGATATGGGCCGACGACCAAGCAAGACAGGTGGCAAAGCAGGATTTCAGCGAACAGATGATGCTTCACGATTTGGTGGGATATCTGACGGATGACATTTTGCCTAAGCTGGATCGAGCTGCCATGGCGATCAGCCTAGAAACACGTATGCCCTTGCTGGACCATCGCGTCGTGGAGTTTTCCTGGAGTCTTCCGCTTTCGATGAAGATCAGGACAGAAAACCAGGGGAAATGGCTGCTTCGCCAGGTACTGTACCGCTATGTTCCGAAGCACTTGGTTGAGCGGCCCAAGATGGGGTTTGGCATTCCGTTGGACTCCTGGCTCAGAGGCAGCTTGAAGGATTGGGCCGAAGCGCTGTTAGATGAATCGCGTCTCCGGCATGAAGGGTATTTCGATCCTGCTCCAATCCGGAAGAAATGGCAGGAGCACCTTTCAGGTCGGCGCAATTGGCAGTATTGGCTCTGGAATGTGCTGATGTTTCAAGCTTGGTCGAGCGCTCATGGCAGGTCATCCGCGCCTTCTGTATCTCATCACTGA
- a CDS encoding glycosyltransferase family 2 protein — protein sequence MNARPLVTVVMSAYNASGTIDLALRSILTQTYQDWELIVVDDGSTDQTAERVMQVKDPRVRFIQEPSGNMGLASRLNQCVRLAKGHYVARMDADDVSYPQRFERQVRFLEEHPDIDLLGTGAVIFKEEGESVGLYPTACSHEAICRRPWWGFPLAHPTWMGKRAWFLSHPYSDQDSRCEDQALLLQCFSLSRFAALEEVLLGYRMTEIKAGKLGRGRRNYCRRLLARVHDCSSLRWAMMGVGVHSVAFARDVVLQLGRTVGSGSHRSWGSVGQAERDQWQSVWAGLAHEQTILTHA from the coding sequence TTGAACGCACGGCCTCTGGTCACAGTGGTGATGTCGGCGTACAACGCGTCGGGGACCATCGACCTTGCGTTGCGGTCGATTCTTACCCAAACGTATCAAGACTGGGAACTGATCGTTGTCGACGATGGCTCGACTGATCAGACAGCGGAACGTGTGATGCAGGTCAAGGATCCTCGTGTCCGATTCATTCAGGAGCCATCTGGTAATATGGGTTTAGCATCGCGGTTGAATCAATGTGTACGTCTGGCGAAAGGGCACTATGTTGCCCGAATGGATGCCGATGATGTGTCGTATCCGCAGCGCTTCGAACGGCAAGTTCGGTTTCTTGAGGAGCATCCCGACATTGATCTATTGGGAACTGGCGCTGTGATATTCAAGGAGGAAGGAGAGAGTGTTGGTCTCTATCCAACGGCCTGCTCGCACGAGGCTATTTGCCGACGTCCATGGTGGGGATTTCCGCTTGCCCATCCGACATGGATGGGCAAGCGGGCCTGGTTCCTCTCTCATCCCTATTCTGACCAAGATAGTCGGTGTGAAGATCAAGCACTCCTCCTTCAATGCTTTTCCCTCAGTCGCTTTGCCGCGTTGGAGGAAGTGCTCTTGGGCTATCGCATGACTGAAATCAAAGCTGGAAAGCTGGGTCGTGGTCGGCGCAACTATTGTCGTCGGCTTCTTGCTAGAGTGCATGACTGCTCCTCATTACGGTGGGCGATGATGGGCGTGGGTGTGCATAGCGTCGCTTTTGCAAGAGACGTGGTCCTTCAGTTGGGCCGCACGGTTGGGAGCGGATCTCACAGGTCCTGGGGCTCCGTTGGTCAAGCAGAGAGAGACCAGTGGCAATCGGTGTGGGCGGGGTTGGCCCATGAACAGACAATACTCACGCATGCCTGA
- a CDS encoding glycosyltransferase — protein sequence MRIFCVFGRHNYGDPLRGDGYEYINFLPAFRALGHDVSFFDSWDRSAYCDFAELNRAFLRRVDQEQPDVIFCVLLSYELWRETLDLVRANGSVVIINWGTDDSWKYEQFSRFVAPHVDCYATTYPKAVGKAQYNKLDNFVLTQWGASRDTLVEPLPARQCTHPVTFVGSAYGNRSKWVEILRARGIQVECFGHGWPAGPVSATDLLRLYRESVLTLNFGDSGIHFRGLLPYRSRQIKARVFEVPGAGGCLLTEPAQYLEEYFRIGEEIIVFNGPDELAERINYFLANPEKRDAIAYRGFERVRKEHTYDQRFEELIEKLVQPVTQRPLRSIDWPSFERVASRHKIGPWLALLRTLCVSCAGLIWGKRRGARAARRLAFELSWRLRGAWTYGAAGWPGRMFYRES from the coding sequence ATGCGAATTTTCTGTGTCTTTGGCCGGCACAACTATGGTGATCCTCTCCGTGGGGATGGGTACGAGTACATAAATTTTCTGCCTGCATTTCGGGCACTGGGGCATGATGTGTCGTTTTTTGATTCCTGGGATCGTTCCGCCTATTGTGACTTTGCGGAATTGAATCGAGCATTTCTACGCCGAGTCGATCAGGAACAACCGGACGTAATCTTTTGTGTACTCCTGAGTTACGAGTTGTGGCGGGAGACGTTGGACCTTGTTCGGGCGAACGGGTCCGTTGTAATCATCAACTGGGGTACGGACGACTCCTGGAAATATGAACAGTTTTCGCGCTTCGTGGCCCCGCACGTCGACTGCTATGCGACTACCTATCCGAAGGCAGTCGGGAAAGCCCAATACAATAAGTTGGACAACTTTGTGTTGACTCAGTGGGGGGCAAGCCGTGACACGTTGGTTGAGCCGTTGCCTGCCCGGCAGTGTACGCACCCTGTGACGTTCGTGGGCAGTGCGTATGGCAACAGAAGCAAGTGGGTCGAAATCCTACGAGCCAGAGGCATCCAGGTCGAGTGCTTCGGTCACGGCTGGCCAGCAGGGCCAGTTTCTGCCACGGATCTTCTGCGTCTCTACCGTGAGTCTGTGCTCACCTTAAACTTCGGAGACTCAGGCATTCACTTTCGCGGATTGCTGCCGTACCGTAGCCGCCAAATCAAGGCGCGCGTATTCGAAGTGCCAGGTGCAGGCGGTTGCCTACTCACTGAACCCGCTCAGTACCTTGAAGAGTACTTTCGCATCGGTGAAGAAATCATCGTATTCAATGGTCCGGATGAACTCGCCGAGCGGATTAATTATTTTCTGGCCAATCCTGAAAAACGAGATGCCATTGCATACCGAGGATTCGAGCGAGTCCGTAAGGAGCATACGTATGATCAGCGATTTGAGGAGTTGATCGAGAAACTGGTTCAACCGGTGACTCAACGACCCCTCCGGTCAATCGATTGGCCGAGCTTTGAACGAGTGGCGAGCCGGCACAAGATCGGCCCATGGTTAGCATTGCTCAGAACTCTATGTGTTTCATGTGCTGGGTTGATCTGGGGAAAACGACGGGGAGCTCGTGCCGCGCGTCGGCTGGCATTTGAGTTGTCCTGGCGCTTGCGGGGAGCCTGGACCTACGGCGCCGCGGGGTGGCCTGGCCGGATGTTTTACAGGGAAAGTTGA
- a CDS encoding FkbM family methyltransferase has protein sequence MGLGSRLRRRLSHLANWAIGSERVSYAQCGEDLIVDYVLAVLDVGKVSYLDIGAHHPRYLSNTYYFYAQGGCGVCIEPDPNALKAFKQVRPRDICLPVGIGPVSGMAELFVMTTSTLNTFSREEAERYQAYGSERIERVIPVEIKTVNEVLEKYFQLTPDFVSIDVEGMDLSILKSLDFKRFRPKVFCVETLTYTEDGSEEKIGELQSLLQQNDYLMYADTYINTIAVDRQAWANRKLLQTCKRVSARGVISS, from the coding sequence ATGGGGCTTGGTAGTCGACTTAGGCGGCGGCTCAGCCATTTGGCGAATTGGGCAATCGGATCCGAGAGAGTCTCGTATGCTCAGTGTGGCGAGGATCTTATTGTCGATTACGTATTGGCCGTGCTTGATGTCGGTAAGGTGTCTTATCTTGATATTGGTGCGCATCATCCCCGCTACCTCAGCAACACCTACTATTTCTACGCGCAAGGTGGTTGTGGTGTTTGCATTGAGCCGGACCCGAATGCCCTCAAGGCATTCAAACAAGTTCGCCCTCGTGATATTTGCCTGCCTGTGGGCATCGGACCGGTGTCTGGCATGGCGGAGCTTTTTGTGATGACCACATCGACGCTCAATACCTTTTCCCGTGAGGAGGCGGAACGGTACCAGGCGTATGGTTCAGAGCGAATTGAGCGGGTGATTCCGGTGGAGATCAAAACAGTCAATGAAGTTCTTGAAAAGTACTTTCAGCTGACACCAGATTTTGTGTCGATAGATGTAGAAGGAATGGATCTATCGATTTTGAAAAGTTTGGATTTCAAGCGGTTCAGACCCAAGGTGTTCTGCGTTGAAACGCTGACTTATACCGAGGATGGAAGTGAGGAGAAAATAGGTGAACTGCAGAGTCTTTTGCAACAGAACGATTACTTAATGTACGCGGACACCTATATCAACACGATTGCCGTTGATCGCCAGGCGTGGGCGAATCGGAAATTACTCCAAACCTGTAAGCGCGTTTCCGCAAGGGGCGTAATATCTTCGTGA
- a CDS encoding class I SAM-dependent methyltransferase gives MSNSLRAWFAESELFAYNVVRRDRWIAQQASRVKSGTRVLDVGAGSCPYRALFAHCDYRTQDLAPLRADQLRHGGYGAIDFVSDVTAIPVPDRSFGVVLCTEVLEHHPEPIRVVFELARILQSGGTLILTAPLGSGIHQEPYHYYGGYTPWWYERFLKAAGFEDITIEPNEGSFRFFGQESIRFLQTTSPWNETLPRRARFLWFPAWVALLPVLGLILPLLCKWLDKFDQDRRFTVGYHVTARRAPTPQ, from the coding sequence GTGAGTAACAGTCTCCGTGCTTGGTTCGCTGAGAGCGAATTGTTCGCCTATAACGTCGTGCGGCGCGATCGTTGGATTGCCCAACAGGCGTCGCGAGTGAAGAGTGGGACCAGGGTGCTGGATGTCGGCGCTGGCTCCTGTCCGTATCGTGCGTTGTTCGCACATTGCGACTATCGTACCCAGGATCTTGCCCCGTTACGGGCTGACCAGCTTCGGCATGGCGGCTATGGGGCGATTGATTTCGTGTCGGATGTGACCGCTATCCCAGTTCCTGACCGCAGTTTCGGAGTAGTGCTCTGCACGGAGGTGTTGGAGCATCATCCTGAGCCGATCCGAGTAGTCTTTGAATTGGCGAGGATTCTTCAGTCGGGAGGGACACTTATTCTCACCGCGCCGCTCGGTTCCGGAATTCATCAAGAGCCCTATCATTACTACGGTGGTTATACACCTTGGTGGTACGAACGCTTTTTGAAGGCGGCCGGATTTGAAGACATCACCATTGAACCGAACGAAGGGTCGTTTCGATTTTTCGGGCAGGAATCAATACGGTTTCTTCAAACGACCAGTCCATGGAACGAAACTCTGCCTAGGCGAGCACGGTTCCTGTGGTTTCCGGCGTGGGTTGCGCTGCTCCCCGTGCTTGGCCTGATCCTACCCCTATTATGTAAATGGTTGGACAAATTCGACCAGGATCGGCGATTTACTGTAGGGTACCATGTCACGGCTCGGCGTGCTCCTACACCCCAGTGA